From the Octadecabacter antarcticus 307 genome, one window contains:
- a CDS encoding SDR family NAD(P)-dependent oxidoreductase, whose product MDPNRLKGKNILITGAARGMGEANAINFTAQGANVCIGDLDIETAQSVADQINAAGNGKAIAVKMDVTKREDNKAAVAATVAAFGSINVGVFNAGLNKPRFFMDIDEDNWDMIMNVNTKAMWLGMQETAAQMIEQGPMDDHPYKLINVGSIASRKPLIDVTVYCTSKYGCLALTHCGALGLAEHNITVNGYAPGVVDTPLWEQLDKDLVDIGFKEKAGQAFDDIVQNELQIKRVSYPRDIVGTASFLASDDSDYMTGQMIHIDGGWCIQ is encoded by the coding sequence ATGGACCCCAATCGCCTTAAAGGTAAAAATATTCTCATAACGGGTGCTGCGCGCGGCATGGGTGAGGCCAATGCCATAAACTTTACCGCGCAAGGCGCCAACGTTTGTATCGGTGATCTGGATATCGAAACGGCGCAAAGCGTTGCCGATCAGATCAACGCCGCAGGCAACGGCAAAGCCATTGCAGTCAAAATGGATGTGACCAAACGTGAAGACAACAAGGCGGCAGTTGCTGCAACGGTCGCGGCGTTCGGGTCTATTAACGTCGGCGTCTTCAACGCTGGCCTAAACAAGCCTCGGTTCTTCATGGATATCGATGAAGACAATTGGGACATGATCATGAACGTCAACACCAAGGCGATGTGGCTTGGTATGCAAGAAACAGCAGCGCAGATGATCGAACAAGGTCCAATGGATGATCACCCCTACAAACTAATCAACGTCGGTTCCATCGCATCGCGCAAACCGCTGATTGATGTGACAGTCTACTGCACATCGAAATACGGCTGTTTGGCCCTGACCCATTGCGGAGCATTGGGGCTTGCAGAGCACAACATCACCGTAAACGGCTATGCGCCGGGAGTCGTTGACACCCCGCTGTGGGAGCAGCTCGACAAGGATCTGGTCGACATCGGTTTCAAGGAAAAAGCGGGCCAAGCCTTTGATGATATTGTTCAGAATGAATTGCAAATCAAACGTGTATCTTATCCAAGAGACATCGTCGGCACGGCTTCGTTCCTTGCGAGCGACGACAGCGATTACATGACGGGTCAGATGATCCACATCGATGGCGGGTGGTGCATTCAGTAG
- a CDS encoding M24 family metallopeptidase, translated as MAQPNTSALNPRILQPGDIDPNWRWDKHIPSSGHTAVDFERRVDHDRLRRYRLSRAKDALKKSNLGSMLMFDVNNIRYVSGTKIGEWERDKMCRFCLLAGDEEPYVWDFGSAAVHHKDYCDWLDPDRMLPGVVGMRGTIPPSFGLMKRYAEEIAGLIKKAGMAGMPVGVDYAETAMFFALQDAGINVVDGQQVMLSAREIKNIDEIQLLNQAAAMVDGVYHMIYEELKPGVRENDIVAMSNKMLYEMGSDDVEAINAISGERCNPHPHNFTDRLIRPGDQAFFDILQSYQGYRTCYYRTFNVGFSTPCQNDAYVKAREWIDASIAEIKPGVTTDVVAKCWPKAEEFGFPDELSAFGLQFGHGLGLALHERPIISRAVSLENPMEIKTGMVFALETYCPATDGYSAARIEEEVVVTDTGCKVISLFPAQDLPIANRY; from the coding sequence ATGGCTCAACCAAACACATCCGCACTGAACCCACGCATCTTGCAACCGGGTGATATCGACCCAAACTGGCGCTGGGACAAACACATCCCATCATCCGGTCACACGGCTGTCGACTTTGAACGTCGCGTTGATCACGATCGGCTGCGCCGCTATCGTCTGTCCCGCGCCAAAGATGCACTGAAAAAGTCTAACCTCGGATCAATGCTGATGTTTGACGTCAACAATATTCGGTATGTCTCTGGTACCAAAATTGGTGAGTGGGAACGCGACAAAATGTGCCGGTTCTGCCTTTTGGCTGGTGATGAAGAACCCTATGTCTGGGATTTCGGTTCTGCAGCAGTACACCACAAAGACTACTGCGATTGGCTTGACCCCGATCGGATGTTGCCCGGCGTAGTTGGCATGCGCGGCACTATCCCCCCCAGCTTTGGCCTAATGAAGCGGTACGCCGAAGAAATCGCTGGCCTGATTAAAAAGGCGGGGATGGCAGGAATGCCGGTTGGCGTGGACTATGCCGAAACAGCGATGTTCTTTGCCCTGCAGGACGCAGGCATAAACGTGGTTGACGGTCAGCAGGTCATGCTGAGCGCCCGAGAAATCAAAAACATCGACGAAATCCAGCTATTGAACCAAGCTGCAGCCATGGTCGACGGTGTCTACCATATGATTTACGAAGAACTAAAACCCGGTGTGCGTGAAAACGACATCGTGGCGATGTCAAACAAGATGCTCTACGAAATGGGCTCGGACGATGTTGAAGCGATCAACGCGATTTCCGGTGAGCGTTGCAATCCGCATCCGCACAACTTCACCGATCGCCTCATTCGGCCCGGTGATCAAGCATTCTTCGATATCCTGCAATCGTATCAAGGCTACCGGACCTGCTATTACCGGACCTTCAACGTGGGCTTCTCGACTCCGTGCCAGAACGACGCCTATGTCAAAGCACGCGAGTGGATTGACGCCTCGATTGCGGAGATCAAGCCTGGTGTGACCACTGATGTCGTCGCCAAATGCTGGCCAAAAGCCGAAGAGTTCGGCTTCCCTGATGAACTGTCGGCCTTTGGATTGCAGTTTGGTCATGGGCTTGGCCTAGCATTGCATGAACGTCCCATTATCAGCCGTGCGGTTTCGTTGGAAAACCCGATGGAGATCAAGACCGGCATGGTCTTCGCACTTGAGACGTATTGCCCGGCCACAGACGGCTATTCAGCGGCCCGCATCGAAGAAGAGGTCGTGGTGACCGACACCGGTTGCAAAGTGATCAGCCTTTTCCCAGCCCAAGACCTTCCAATAGCCAACCGTTACTAA
- a CDS encoding thiamine pyrophosphate-dependent dehydrogenase E1 component subunit alpha: MSAAKKTSNTEDYLRMYRQMVRIRTFEDNANQLYLSAKMPGLTHMYSGQEAVAVGICEALKVSDKITSTHRGHGHCVAKGANFKEMFCELLGKEEGYCRGKGGSMHIADQSNGNLGANAIVGGSMGIATGSAFTAKMLGKDDVTVCFFGDGATAQGILYEVMNMAALWNLPVIYACENNGYSEYTKTAEIAAGSITARAEAFGIEAFQVDGQDVLAVNELTEKLVARSRKGEGPFFIELMTYRYHGHHVGDINREYYRSKDEEKLWKTERDPITKFATWLTTEGIASDADLAAMQAEISADAAAAVEYALAAKYPDVSEVDQHVFVA, from the coding sequence ATGAGCGCCGCCAAAAAGACATCAAACACCGAAGACTATCTTCGTATGTACCGCCAGATGGTTCGCATCCGCACGTTTGAGGACAATGCAAACCAGCTTTACCTCAGCGCCAAAATGCCCGGACTGACGCATATGTATTCCGGCCAAGAAGCCGTTGCCGTCGGCATCTGCGAGGCGTTGAAAGTGAGCGATAAAATCACTTCGACCCACCGCGGCCACGGACATTGTGTCGCCAAAGGCGCGAACTTCAAAGAGATGTTCTGCGAGTTGTTGGGCAAAGAAGAAGGCTACTGTCGCGGCAAAGGTGGATCGATGCACATCGCCGATCAGTCCAACGGCAACCTCGGGGCAAATGCCATTGTTGGCGGGTCAATGGGAATTGCCACAGGGTCGGCGTTCACGGCCAAAATGCTCGGCAAAGATGACGTCACCGTCTGCTTCTTTGGCGACGGCGCAACGGCACAGGGGATTTTGTACGAGGTCATGAACATGGCCGCGCTTTGGAACCTCCCCGTCATTTATGCCTGCGAAAACAACGGTTATTCAGAATACACAAAGACCGCCGAAATCGCCGCAGGGTCGATCACCGCACGTGCCGAGGCTTTTGGTATCGAAGCGTTTCAGGTTGACGGGCAGGATGTCCTCGCCGTGAACGAGTTGACCGAAAAGCTCGTCGCGCGGTCACGCAAAGGCGAAGGTCCGTTCTTCATTGAATTGATGACCTATCGCTACCACGGCCACCACGTTGGTGACATCAATCGCGAATATTACCGTTCCAAAGACGAAGAAAAGCTTTGGAAAACCGAACGTGACCCAATCACAAAATTTGCCACTTGGTTGACCACAGAAGGCATCGCCAGCGACGCAGATCTGGCCGCGATGCAGGCTGAAATTTCGGCCGATGCAGCCGCCGCAGTCGAATACGCGCTCGCTGCGAAATACCCGGACGTATCTGAAGTCGACCAGCACGTTTTCGTGGCCTGA
- a CDS encoding alpha-ketoacid dehydrogenase subunit beta, which translates to MREITLSQAVNEALAEEMRRDPTTFIIGEDVAEAGTPFKILSGLVEEFGTGRVVDTPIGEPGFMGLAVGAAMTGTRPIVDLMFGDFIFLIMDQLCNQAAKTHYMSGGKLTAPLVLRTNLGATRRSGAQHSQSLHALVAHIPGLKVAMPSSAYEAKGLLKTAIRDNNPVVIFEDKLMYQDKAEVPEEEYLIPFGVANVKRVGSDITLIGTSSMVQVAEAAADILALEGISAEVIDPRTIVPLDEDTLIKSVKKTSRAIVIDEGHQSYGITGEIASRLNEKAFYYLDAPVLRMGAMDVPIPFSPALEDITVPTPEGVAANARKLCAGEMIHAT; encoded by the coding sequence ATGAGAGAGATCACCCTATCCCAAGCCGTCAACGAAGCCTTAGCCGAAGAGATGCGCCGCGATCCGACGACGTTCATCATCGGTGAAGACGTGGCAGAGGCTGGCACGCCGTTCAAGATCTTATCCGGTTTGGTCGAAGAATTCGGCACCGGACGGGTTGTGGATACACCCATCGGTGAACCTGGTTTCATGGGCCTCGCCGTGGGTGCGGCCATGACAGGCACCCGCCCAATAGTTGACTTGATGTTCGGTGATTTCATCTTTTTGATCATGGACCAACTGTGCAATCAGGCGGCCAAGACGCACTATATGTCGGGGGGCAAATTGACCGCCCCGTTGGTGTTGCGCACAAACCTCGGCGCGACCCGCCGCTCTGGCGCGCAGCACTCACAATCCCTGCACGCGCTAGTCGCCCATATTCCAGGCCTGAAGGTCGCCATGCCATCATCGGCTTATGAAGCAAAAGGCCTGCTCAAGACTGCGATCCGCGACAATAACCCTGTCGTGATCTTTGAAGACAAGCTGATGTATCAAGACAAGGCGGAGGTGCCTGAGGAGGAATATTTGATCCCCTTCGGCGTTGCCAACGTCAAAAGGGTCGGGTCCGACATCACCCTGATCGGCACCTCATCGATGGTGCAGGTGGCCGAAGCCGCCGCAGATATCCTAGCGCTCGAGGGCATCAGCGCTGAGGTCATCGACCCGCGCACTATCGTCCCACTGGACGAAGATACGTTGATAAAATCCGTCAAGAAAACCAGCCGCGCCATCGTCATTGACGAAGGCCATCAAAGCTACGGTATCACTGGCGAAATCGCGAGCCGTTTGAACGAAAAGGCATTCTATTATCTTGATGCACCAGTGTTGCGGATGGGCGCGATGGACGTGCCAATTCCATTCTCACCCGCGCTTGAGGACATTACTGTGCCGACGCCCGAAGGGGTGGCCGCCAACGCCCGCAAACTCTGCGCGGGGGAGATGATCCATGCAACGTGA
- a CDS encoding biotin/lipoyl-containing protein, with amino-acid sequence MQRDVIMPALGMAQDTGKITSWLKAAGDAVAPGDPLFEVETDKATMEVEAQIGGFLTNVTAAAGDDVPVGNVIALISETAGETAVSVATSPAANEPTDSPDDSQLPDGTNIIMPVLGMAQDSGKLVSWNKALGDEVAADDVLFEVETDKSTMEVPAGADGYLAAIMADAGEDVPTGQTIAIITANKPDQTFSQSATKADAPTPAAPAPKAVAPIQAAAISVPTVPRNDGRILASPKARRLALAAGLDLARLVSAGHPQPYHAADIDVLRNLPTEGSNAVNSSVASRQITARVPSAGTDDFIAWMLEDAGITVAPSALWASFASGALRATNLDITDLNVQIAPLNGDATTRLNPDQSRLSNQIETTDTPNLILRDLTDSHITGLNLGPADAPTITIARDGDTLCLSLDFTANQLDDAAAIALITGFATRLADPLYHLL; translated from the coding sequence ATGCAACGTGACGTGATCATGCCCGCCCTTGGCATGGCGCAGGACACTGGCAAAATCACCAGTTGGCTTAAAGCCGCAGGTGATGCTGTAGCCCCAGGGGACCCGTTATTTGAAGTCGAAACCGACAAGGCGACGATGGAGGTCGAGGCACAGATCGGTGGTTTTCTAACCAACGTCACAGCTGCCGCAGGTGACGATGTACCTGTTGGAAATGTCATCGCCTTAATCTCTGAAACAGCCGGCGAGACAGCGGTGAGTGTTGCCACGTCCCCTGCCGCCAACGAGCCAACTGATTCCCCTGACGACAGTCAGCTCCCCGATGGCACCAATATCATCATGCCCGTCCTTGGCATGGCGCAGGATTCTGGCAAACTGGTGTCTTGGAACAAAGCGCTTGGCGATGAAGTTGCCGCCGATGACGTGTTGTTCGAGGTCGAGACCGACAAGAGCACCATGGAAGTCCCCGCAGGCGCTGACGGATACCTTGCAGCGATCATGGCGGACGCGGGCGAAGATGTGCCCACCGGTCAAACAATCGCGATCATTACCGCCAACAAGCCAGATCAAACATTCAGTCAAAGCGCCACAAAGGCTGACGCTCCAACACCAGCGGCGCCTGCGCCAAAGGCTGTGGCCCCAATCCAAGCGGCTGCAATAAGCGTGCCCACTGTACCACGCAACGATGGTCGCATCCTCGCGTCGCCCAAAGCGCGGCGCTTAGCGTTAGCGGCGGGATTGGATCTTGCTCGACTGGTCTCAGCCGGACATCCCCAGCCTTATCATGCCGCCGATATAGACGTATTGCGCAACCTGCCCACCGAGGGCAGCAATGCAGTAAACTCCAGCGTTGCATCGCGCCAAATCACCGCACGTGTACCGAGCGCAGGCACGGACGACTTCATTGCGTGGATGCTGGAGGACGCTGGCATCACAGTCGCGCCTTCAGCGCTCTGGGCCAGCTTTGCATCAGGCGCATTGCGGGCAACAAACCTCGACATCACAGACCTTAACGTTCAAATCGCCCCCTTGAATGGCGACGCGACTACGCGGCTGAACCCCGATCAATCCCGCCTGTCAAACCAAATTGAAACGACGGATACGCCCAATCTTATTCTGCGCGATCTCACAGACAGCCACATTACCGGCCTCAATCTTGGCCCCGCTGACGCTCCCACCATAACAATCGCGCGCGACGGCGACACCTTGTGCCTGTCCTTGGACTTCACTGCCAATCAGCTGGACGACGCAGCCGCAATCGCGCTGATCACTGGCTTCGCCACCCGCCTCGCTGACCCCTTGTACCACCTGCTTTGA
- a CDS encoding NAD-dependent succinate-semialdehyde dehydrogenase: MKHNDLYINGQWKSGSANARFDVFNPATEELITSVASAEIADADATLDAAEAAMKDWSARTPRARSEVLRKAWELMTARLEEFAHLITLENGKAHADAFGEATYAAEFFRWFAEEAVRADGMITHAPASGARIIVQHKPAGLAVLITPWNYPAAMGTRKIAPALAAGCAVIIKPASETPLTMLALMPLLEEAGVPAGLVNVLPSRQTGALVDHMLHDPRVRVVSFTGSTGVGRKLLRSAADQVLKPAMELGGNAPLIVFEDADLDVAVEGAMLAKMRNLGEACTAANRIYVHKDIAKAFTAKLTAAMRALKVGDGTDPSVDVGPLVNADTRDKVAAFVADAVAKGAKIECGGTMPNGKGFFYPPTVMSNVSEDSDCVHDEIFGPVAAIQTFTDQEDVIARANDTEYGLVAYVFSEDMKRALQVCERLEYGMVGLNRGLVSDPAAPFGGVKQSGLGREGGHEGMLEFMETQYISASW, from the coding sequence ATGAAACATAACGATCTCTACATCAACGGCCAATGGAAATCTGGTAGCGCCAACGCGCGTTTTGACGTGTTCAACCCAGCCACGGAAGAACTGATCACAAGCGTAGCCTCCGCCGAAATCGCCGATGCAGATGCTACATTGGATGCTGCAGAAGCTGCGATGAAAGACTGGTCTGCACGCACCCCCCGCGCGCGTTCCGAAGTGTTGCGCAAAGCCTGGGAATTGATGACAGCCCGTCTCGAAGAGTTCGCCCATCTGATCACACTAGAAAACGGCAAGGCCCACGCAGATGCCTTTGGCGAAGCCACTTATGCCGCTGAATTCTTCCGCTGGTTCGCCGAAGAAGCCGTGCGCGCTGACGGTATGATCACCCATGCCCCCGCGTCTGGCGCGCGTATCATCGTGCAGCACAAACCCGCAGGGCTGGCGGTTCTGATCACACCATGGAACTACCCCGCAGCAATGGGTACCCGCAAAATCGCACCTGCGCTGGCTGCTGGCTGCGCCGTGATCATCAAACCCGCGTCGGAAACGCCTTTGACCATGCTGGCACTGATGCCGTTACTCGAAGAAGCGGGTGTGCCTGCAGGCTTGGTAAACGTGCTGCCGTCGCGTCAAACCGGTGCCCTCGTCGATCACATGTTGCACGATCCGCGCGTGCGGGTTGTTAGCTTCACGGGCTCCACTGGTGTGGGCCGCAAATTGCTGCGCTCTGCCGCTGATCAGGTGTTGAAACCAGCAATGGAACTTGGCGGCAACGCGCCGTTGATCGTGTTTGAAGATGCCGATCTGGATGTTGCGGTTGAGGGCGCAATGCTCGCCAAGATGCGCAACTTGGGCGAGGCCTGCACCGCCGCAAATCGCATCTATGTTCATAAAGACATTGCCAAGGCCTTTACTGCCAAACTCACCGCCGCGATGCGCGCGCTTAAAGTCGGGGATGGCACAGACCCAAGCGTCGATGTCGGGCCGTTGGTCAATGCGGACACCCGTGATAAAGTTGCCGCCTTTGTTGCTGATGCCGTCGCAAAGGGTGCCAAAATCGAATGTGGTGGCACGATGCCCAACGGCAAAGGGTTTTTCTATCCGCCGACCGTTATGTCTAATGTGTCTGAGGACAGCGATTGTGTGCACGATGAAATCTTCGGCCCCGTTGCTGCGATCCAAACCTTCACCGACCAAGAAGACGTGATCGCCCGCGCCAATGACACCGAATACGGTCTGGTCGCCTATGTATTCAGCGAAGATATGAAGCGCGCGCTGCAGGTTTGCGAGCGGCTCGAATACGGCATGGTTGGCTTGAACCGTGGTTTGGTTAGTGACCCCGCTGCGCCTTTTGGTGGTGTAAAGCAATCTGGCTTGGGTCGTGAAGGCGGGCATGAAGGCATGCTTGAATTCATGGAAACCCAATATATCTCGGCAAGTTGGTGA
- a CDS encoding 2-oxo acid dehydrogenase subunit E2, with the protein MSDVIASPSVRRLAGQKGVDLAKLARDLGRQTIAREDLDATPRPAAAAAAGCSYWDVDHSQYGPVTEEPMSRFAQVASRNLTAAQALIPAVTHHDQADISAVEAFRASLKPKALARGVKLTTLAFHVKALAQVLHEFPRFNASLSVDGETLILKNYIHIAVAVDTEFGLMVPVIRNADRKGLWQIAAEISDLAKRAQNRKVRPDEMGGASMTITNLGGIGGTAFTPIVNPPEVAILGITRTQIATIWDSDIPTPKPMAPLDLSYDHRVINGAEAARFMVRFTKLLTDPRRMLT; encoded by the coding sequence ATGTCGGATGTTATCGCCAGCCCATCGGTGCGCAGGCTTGCTGGGCAAAAAGGCGTGGACCTAGCCAAACTCGCGCGCGATCTGGGTCGCCAAACAATCGCACGCGAAGATTTGGACGCGACGCCGAGGCCAGCGGCAGCTGCAGCTGCGGGCTGTTCTTATTGGGACGTGGATCATAGCCAATACGGGCCTGTTACCGAGGAACCGATGAGTCGCTTTGCACAGGTTGCCTCGCGCAATCTTACGGCGGCGCAGGCGCTTATCCCTGCGGTAACGCATCACGATCAGGCGGATATTTCCGCAGTGGAGGCATTTCGTGCATCCCTAAAGCCCAAAGCCCTCGCGCGTGGGGTCAAACTCACCACGCTCGCGTTTCACGTAAAAGCGCTGGCGCAGGTTTTGCACGAGTTCCCAAGGTTCAATGCGTCGCTGTCCGTTGACGGCGAAACCCTTATCCTCAAGAACTACATCCATATCGCAGTCGCTGTAGATACGGAATTTGGCTTAATGGTTCCCGTCATTCGCAACGCGGATCGTAAAGGACTGTGGCAGATTGCGGCGGAGATCTCAGACCTCGCCAAACGGGCCCAAAACCGCAAGGTTCGTCCAGATGAAATGGGCGGCGCCTCGATGACGATCACCAATTTGGGCGGCATTGGTGGCACGGCTTTTACGCCCATCGTGAACCCACCAGAAGTTGCCATCCTCGGGATCACCCGTACCCAAATAGCAACCATTTGGGACAGTGACATCCCCACTCCAAAGCCGATGGCACCGTTGGATTTAAGTTACGATCACCGCGTGATAAACGGTGCCGAGGCAGCGCGTTTCATGGTCCGATTTACAAAGCTTCTCACCGATCCCCGCAGGATGTTGACCTAA